In Dysidea avara chromosome 6, odDysAvar1.4, whole genome shotgun sequence, the genomic stretch TACTTCCATGCTGTTTGGTACAAAATTTGCTTGTTCTTTGTATATTTACAGTGTTGATTATAATCGAAGGACTAATgccaaaaaaaaacagaaaatTTTCTTGTgaaaatgatgataaatgacTGCATCTTTTATTGTTGATAAGTTTCCTGAAATTTTAGAATTTATTACCTTTAAATATGTATTTCTAATACTAAGATGAAGATTAAGTAATAAAAACTGTATAACAACAGTCACACAACTTTATCTTGTGCTTCTTGTGATGAATAAAAGAAAGACAAGTATGCAGGTGTCCTATTTCCTGCTTGATTCTCCGTAAGGCCATACTAGTGGTGTCCGCTTTCCTTGTTTCAATTCCATGGGAGGCTTATTGTTTTTATTATAGTACCTTATTCGATGATTATTGAGTTCAACTACAGGCACTTGATGTGATTCAGAGTACTATGCGTTGTTTCCACCACCAAACGTGCTGCACACGTGATCCTCTACATTTTCATGAGCGATTTACATGCCTGGAATATAGTGGAGATGAGTGGGGCTGACCGGCTGAATGTACTAAACTTAAGGTGCACTTTTGAATGGTACTTATTTAAATTTTGCTGAAGGCTTAGTTCTAGTTTCAATATAAAAGTATGCGTTCATGTGCGTGTGTCCATCCTCCTCTGACATGATACTTGATGTGGGATGATTTAAATAATAACTTTACATTATGAGGCTACTCTTGGGTCTGAGACATGTTTCAGCTTGGGTAATTATGTAACAAAATTTTGTAGTGAGCACAAGATAGAAACTGGTAATTGATTACTAAGGCCTAAATGGAAACTAAACTATAGTGCAAAtcagaacaagttgatgttgagCTACTTCTATAAACCAGGTGCCCATGCAGTTAAACTTATAACCCTTGCaataagtattattattatgatgcaTTTGTTATTGTATTTTATTAGGCTAACAGTACTATTACTTAATGTATTTCAttatttgtaattcatgaattattttgtatttaatGAATTACCATTGATTTGTTACTAAGGGAAGTGTAACTCAAAGAACCTGCTTTGAACCACACGTAACACTCAGAAccatcttcttaactgttttatagtctgTCTATCATATTGTTTTACACAAATCCTTTAAAGAAAGCCTCGAGGCtacccttcattttcgttcgcgtatgGAAGACGCCCTCTTTAAGCTTGAAGGATACgctatctctggtagcctaagaggccttcaccattgttttaaagttgttGAACGTCTATATCACTGAAAGGGAAAACCACTCATGAAGTATTTGAAGAGTTGCCATACCCATATTTTAGAGCTCcaagaagaaatcacctcatgatcagagcaaagtttatgcaTGTGGAAGTTTAACACAGACTTAAtatttagctttcaattcttacatcctgGCTGTTTTTCATTTATGAcatttttgctcacgtgggtgtgtacagacaaacataggactctcacacacacacgcgcgcgcgcaaacacacacgcatgcacacacacacacaaatacacttttccgaaaacaatttcagtaaaccaggcgtacATCCACATCCAGTGTGGCTGTGGGTgagtgcctggtttaaaaagaaaCTTACAGTTTTACATACAGGCTGTAAACCCTGATTGGTTAAATTCAAACGTTAAATAGCTATACAAAATTGCATACTCAGTTTAAGTATTTTGATTTATTTAGCGTTTACTTGTGTGTCCGTATATCCGCAGGTGTAGATGACATACGAAGTGCTGTACAGCTAGAAGACTTAGCTGTACAGTTTTTTAATGGGTTTAGTAATGGCACTGTCTCTGGAGGGGTTATTCGGCCAAGGACTGGACTGATCGTTACAGCCAACTCTGCATTTGCAGCAGAAGAAAGGTATtgaatattattgtacatatttTGTCATTTAACAACCTCACATCATATCAGCATATAGTAGTACAACAATGCATACTGCAACTAAAATATATAAAGCTTTACATGTAACACTGTTAAAGTTGTCAGTTGCTGGAAATTGTCTACCATTCTACAGCGGatctctagagtttcagagagAAGTCTCTCTGTGATGTATAGTTTCTCCATACCCTATATACTCAAAATACATATACAATTTCCATAGGTCTATGTACATGACCTCCTAATCAATGTTGTTTATCTGTTGTTCATGCATGTGTAAGGGTGCTTGTgtctttgaaggcacatattTTCAGCTttgatacaaaaaaaaaagaaaagctACAGTGATCTAAGCTACCATTTTAAAACTTGGTCTATCCTTCTACTCTACAGAGGCTAAAGTACAAGATTGTACCTCATTTCAATCATGTGCTAGTGTCTTTCAAAGTGAACGTTTATTAGTACTGTTATTCAGTAGAGATAGCTTACTCATGCTGTTGGCATGTTGCTATGGTTACTGTTGTCTCTTAGGTTACTGTGTTTGTCAGTCCCCTGGTACAGGTGGTActggtatacagtagctactctACAGTGTTGTATAATGGCTGGActggaatagtggaatggatTATAATTATACTGCGATACAAATGTACTATACTTTTTTAGAGTATGGATGATCAGaataaaaataatgaaacaagggaggtgaTCTAGACCTGCAGCTATACATGTAAATATTTAATTCCTAGTGCTGTAGCAATACCACTTTTCACTGCCGATCTGATACCGAGCACAATTTAGATGGAAATGGCCAATACCGATTCAATGCTGATGCTTTACTCAGACATTATCCTCAGCTCCTTGGATGCACTACATACACCACCATAGTAAATTATGTCATACAACATATTGGTTGGTATCGGGCTTTTAAAGCTTTACTGATACAATTCCAATACTGccaaaataataattatcatcaatATTGCATCAAtattaattcctacttcagtcagaCAGCCTGTTAATACTAACTATAGCaatgactaaagtagggattaaatatcaaCTAGTATACTAGCTTGATCATCTTCCTTGTTACATGGTTGTttcatgtttttttttattatttcatGGAAAATTGTTGGAAGGGTTTaaagtcactctgaagacattttgaGTTTgtctgtgcctaaccaatgttGCCATTCTGTCAAGCTGGAAATGTGAGGcaggttttttgggtgatatttatgCTATTCTTTATCATCACTACTTTACGGTATGATACGTAGTATTAGGAAGGGATCATTAGACAAGATGATGGTTTATTCATAGTGTCATTGTTACTACTACTAATAAATCTACAAGAGTGCTCAACGGATAGTACATATTCCATTCAGTCCTGTTGACTTTTCAACAGTAGATGCCGGGGAACACATGGACACGGAGAACACTCTATCCAAGGCTCGCAAGGAATCTTCCAGTGCTATCGGCTACATTACCAGCCTGGCTACTTATCTTGTCACTGAGTCAGCTCAGGAGTACAGGAAGAATGTGCTTTTTCCTTTTGTAGCTAAGCAATTGCCCAATGTGCACATGCGCACTCAGAAGTACTACACCTTGGTCCTTTTAGCTGCTAAATTGGTAAGTAGGTTGCCTTTTTCTTGTATGTAAATCATGTGTtatatttgtgtgtagctgtgcGAAAGGGCCAAAGATATTGTCACATACCATGACATCATCGAGTATTTTGTGAACAAGTGGGCTCCAGTTGTCAATGAACTGCACAGCACCAGTTATGGTTTGCTGAAAGAGTTCCTTAATGAAGTGGTAGGCATAACAACAACTTTGCCTACATATGAGGTACGTGTGCAACTGTATTCCTGAacaaacattataattttattgCAGGTTCTACAGATGATTATCTCAAGAAGTGGAACACGCAAAGGCGATGTAATGATTTCCTTGTACATGCTGCTCCTTATGAGTCATGTATCTGAAGACATGCAGCATAGCATTGATGATATAAAACGCATGACTGTAGAGCTCGGAGGGAGAAGAAATGTTTCGTGCCGTTTCCTACAGAGGGGTTGTCGGGACACTGAGTGTAAGAGCTCCAATACTGTTGTCTGTAAAGGAGTCCTACAGATTCCCAGACTACCAGAGTTTTCTAAATTGAGTGCTACACTTGACAAAGGTAAATAAGTTGGTTAGAGTGTGCTACACTATTAAATTTGTCACTGTGATTTGTTTTCCCTGTAGCATGTTATCCCAAAGAATTTCAAGATAAAGATTTGCCAACACCAGCATCACCTTCCTCCGTTGGTGATGTTGACATTAGTGATGTTCTTACATCAGAGATGGATGGCATCACCATTGTTGGTAATTAGCAAGTGTTTTACGTATCATACATATCACTTTCAAATGAATGTTTTGGCAGCACGCACAGAGGAGCACAGCCAGTCTGACTCTGA encodes the following:
- the LOC136258753 gene encoding uncharacterized protein isoform X2, whose product is MDTENTLSKARKESSSAIGYITSLATYLVTESAQEYRKNVLFPFVAKQLPNVHMRTQKYYTLVLLAAKLLCERAKDIVTYHDIIEYFVNKWAPVVNELHSTSYGLLKEFLNEVVGITTTLPTYEVLQMIISRSGTRKGDVMISLYMLLLMSHVSEDMQHSIDDIKRMTVELGGRRNVSCRFLQRGCRDTECKSSNTVVCKGVLQIPRLPEFSKLSATLDKACYPKEFQDKDLPTPASPSSVGDVDISDVLTSEMDGITIVARTEEHSQSDSDDSSSTNTEVAFSRRSKILPARKHVSSVSDEGDEEDSEVNLSEQVQALKLLKPVARRPRTKKQTRRTTKYTKRTPKPSRKNTKTSKRTIATPRSRPKRKTTNFKRYIKLY
- the LOC136258753 gene encoding uncharacterized protein isoform X1 is translated as MDTENTLSKARKESSSAIGYITSLATYLVTESAQEYRKNVLFPFVAKQLPNVHMRTQKYYTLVLLAAKLLCERAKDIVTYHDIIEYFVNKWAPVVNELHSTSYGLLKEFLNEVVGITTTLPTYEVLQMIISRSGTRKGDVMISLYMLLLMSHVSEDMQHSIDDIKRMTVELGGRRNVSCRFLQRGCRDTECKSSNTVVCKGVLQIPRLPEFSKLSATLDKACYPKEFQDKDLPTPASPSSVGDVDISDVLTSEMDGITIVARTEEHSQSDSDDSSSTNTEVAFSRRSKILPARKHVSSVSDEGDEEDSEVNLSEQVQALKLLKPVAARRPRTKKQTRRTTKYTKRTPKPSRKNTKTSKRTIATPRSRPKRKTTNFKRYIKLY